A stretch of the Clostridium botulinum genome encodes the following:
- the pyrR gene encoding bifunctional pyr operon transcriptional regulator/uracil phosphoribosyltransferase PyrR → MEFKSILLDEKAIKRTLTRIAHEIIEKNKGVEDVILLGIERRGVPIAKRISELIEQFEGVKVEVDSVDITLYRDDLTEVADQPLLNEKSLDIDVKNKKIILVDDVLYTGRTARAAMEAVIKHGRPANIQLAVLVDRGHREVPIRADYVGKNVPTSRKELVSVMVSEVDNEDAVKIFEK, encoded by the coding sequence ATGGAATTTAAATCTATACTTTTAGATGAAAAAGCAATCAAAAGGACATTAACTAGAATAGCCCATGAAATAATAGAAAAAAATAAAGGGGTAGAAGATGTTATACTTTTAGGAATAGAACGTAGAGGAGTACCTATCGCTAAAAGAATTTCAGAGTTAATAGAACAATTTGAAGGAGTAAAAGTAGAGGTTGATTCAGTAGATATTACTCTTTATAGAGATGATTTAACAGAAGTAGCAGATCAACCGTTACTTAATGAAAAGAGTTTAGATATAGATGTTAAGAATAAAAAGATAATATTAGTAGATGATGTTCTTTATACGGGAAGAACTGCAAGAGCAGCCATGGAGGCAGTTATTAAACATGGAAGACCTGCTAATATACAATTAGCAGTTTTAGTTGATAGAGGTCATAGAGAAGTTCCAATAAGAGCCGATTATGTTGGTAAGAACGTACCGACTTCAAGAAAAGAATTAGTATCTGTAATGGTTTCAGAAGTAGACAATGAAGATGCTGTTAAAATATTTGAAAAATAA
- a CDS encoding RluA family pseudouridine synthase codes for MCTKEFIIHEDLVNCRLDVFISNSLEDKSRSHIQKLIQEGHVKVNEKDKKSNYKLKLHDFVVVDNIEKEDKKINPENIELDILYEDKDIIVINKSQGMVVHPATSNYSGTLVNALLYHCDTLSTLNDDTRPGIVHRIDKDTSGVLVVAKNNKAHEILAEQLKEHSMKREYIALVEGIVKEENGLVDKPLGRNPKDRIKMAVVEGGKNAVTHYEVLKRFKKNTLVKCILETGRTHQIRVHMSYIGHPLVGDPMYGFKKQRFKLNGQMLHAKKLGFIHPTTEEYIEFESDLPQYYKEILLKLDKEE; via the coding sequence ATGTGTACAAAAGAATTTATAATACATGAGGATTTAGTAAATTGCAGATTGGATGTCTTTATATCAAACTCATTAGAGGACAAATCTAGATCACATATACAAAAACTTATACAAGAAGGACATGTAAAGGTTAATGAAAAAGATAAAAAGAGCAATTATAAATTAAAATTACATGATTTTGTAGTAGTTGATAATATAGAAAAAGAAGATAAAAAGATTAATCCTGAAAATATAGAGCTTGATATTTTATATGAAGATAAAGATATTATAGTTATAAATAAATCTCAAGGAATGGTTGTACATCCGGCTACTAGTAATTATAGTGGTACTTTAGTTAATGCATTATTATATCATTGTGATACATTATCTACGCTTAATGATGATACTAGACCGGGAATTGTACATAGGATAGATAAGGATACTTCAGGGGTGCTTGTTGTTGCTAAAAACAATAAAGCACATGAAATTTTAGCAGAGCAACTAAAAGAACATTCTATGAAGAGAGAATACATAGCTTTAGTAGAGGGTATTGTAAAAGAAGAGAACGGATTGGTTGACAAGCCTTTAGGTAGAAATCCTAAAGATAGAATAAAAATGGCAGTAGTTGAAGGGGGCAAAAATGCAGTTACTCATTATGAAGTGTTGAAAAGATTTAAAAAGAATACTTTGGTTAAATGTATTCTTGAAACAGGTAGAACACATCAAATAAGAGTACATATGTCTTATATAGGTCATCCATTAGTTGGAGATCCTATGTACGGATTTAAAAAGCAAAGATTTAAGCTAAACGGTCAGATGCTACATGCTAAAAAATTAGGATTTATACATCCAACAACAGAAGAGTACATAGAATTTGAGTCAGATTTACCACAATATTATAAAGAAATATTATTAAAGCTTGATAAGGAGGAATAG
- the lspA gene encoding signal peptidase II, giving the protein MEILVIIIGILLDRFTKVWALKTLANVKEIELIKDFFSFRYLENRGAAFGIFQEKIFLLVLFTLIAILAIIYYVIKYKPKCKFIKIGFACIIAGALGNLYDRIFYKFVVDFILVHYKDVYYYPTFNIADILVVVGTIMLGIFILKEGK; this is encoded by the coding sequence ATGGAGATTTTAGTTATTATAATTGGCATACTTTTAGATAGATTTACTAAAGTATGGGCTTTGAAAACATTAGCTAATGTAAAGGAAATAGAGTTAATTAAAGATTTTTTCTCATTTAGATATCTTGAAAATAGAGGAGCAGCTTTTGGTATCTTTCAAGAAAAGATCTTTTTATTAGTTTTGTTTACATTAATAGCAATTTTAGCAATTATATATTATGTAATTAAATATAAACCTAAGTGTAAATTTATAAAAATAGGATTTGCTTGCATAATAGCAGGAGCTTTAGGAAACCTGTATGATAGAATTTTTTATAAATTTGTAGTGGATTTTATTTTAGTTCATTATAAAGATGTTTATTATTATCCTACGTTTAATATAGCTGATATTTTAGTTGTAGTAGGAACAATAATGTTAGGTATATTTATATTAAAGGAAGGAAAGTAA
- a CDS encoding TraR/DksA C4-type zinc finger protein yields the protein MKEKRKQYYKEKLFKEKKRVESLIDKIKEFEPIKSDSELSSELSLYDNHPADTGQQFYDKAKGAALQKNEIEILNAIDDSLDDIKHGKYGVCRACGKQIPDERLEVIPYAKYCIECKRAQCNSMPPDSHNRPPEEEVIEEPFGYGNNDNSTSIPFDSEDSYQAVERFNEMENVYEFSDYDEDDEHIGIVEEVDRISNQQYIDQLPD from the coding sequence ATGAAAGAAAAAAGGAAACAATATTACAAAGAAAAATTATTTAAAGAGAAAAAAAGAGTTGAAAGTTTAATAGATAAAATAAAAGAATTTGAACCTATAAAATCAGATAGTGAGTTATCTTCTGAACTATCTCTTTATGATAATCATCCAGCGGATACAGGACAGCAATTTTATGATAAGGCTAAAGGCGCTGCGCTACAAAAAAATGAAATAGAAATATTAAATGCAATAGATGACTCATTAGATGATATAAAACATGGAAAGTATGGTGTTTGTAGAGCATGTGGAAAACAGATTCCTGATGAAAGATTGGAAGTTATTCCTTATGCCAAATATTGTATAGAGTGTAAAAGAGCACAATGTAATTCTATGCCACCAGATAGTCATAATAGACCACCAGAAGAAGAGGTTATAGAAGAACCTTTTGGATATGGAAATAATGACAATTCTACTTCTATACCTTTTGATTCAGAAGATAGTTATCAAGCTGTAGAAAGATTTAATGAGATGGAAAACGTATATGAATTTAGCGATTATGATGAAGATGATGAACATATAGGAATTGTAGAAGAAGTAGATAGAATAAGTAATCAGCAATATATAGATCAATTACCTGATTAA
- a CDS encoding 5'-methylthioadenosine/adenosylhomocysteine nucleosidase, producing the protein MIIGIIGAMDEEVEILLNNIELESKTKKANMEFNLGKLWGKDVVVVRSGIGKVNAAVCAQILVDDYKVDKMINVGVAGGMGKDIMPGDVVIANTLVQHDMDTTVFGDKLGQVPRLDAYDFKCDQELIKLAEEACKKNTEHKSFIGRIVSGDQFIASVDKINWLSDEFNAIACEMEGASIAQVCYLNSVSFVVIRSISDNANNGAHIDYEKFIPIGVKNSTNILKGILGNI; encoded by the coding sequence ATGATTATTGGAATTATTGGAGCTATGGACGAAGAAGTAGAAATTTTATTAAATAATATAGAACTTGAAAGCAAAACTAAAAAAGCAAATATGGAGTTTAATTTAGGAAAGCTTTGGGGAAAAGATGTTGTAGTAGTAAGAAGTGGTATAGGAAAAGTAAATGCTGCAGTATGTGCACAAATTTTAGTAGATGATTATAAAGTAGATAAAATGATAAATGTTGGAGTAGCTGGTGGAATGGGAAAAGACATAATGCCAGGAGATGTAGTTATTGCAAATACGCTTGTGCAACATGATATGGATACAACAGTTTTTGGAGATAAGCTTGGTCAAGTTCCTAGATTAGATGCTTATGATTTTAAATGTGATCAAGAACTTATAAAGCTTGCAGAAGAAGCATGTAAAAAAAATACAGAACATAAAAGTTTTATAGGAAGAATAGTATCTGGAGATCAATTTATAGCAAGTGTTGATAAAATCAACTGGTTAAGTGATGAATTTAATGCTATTGCATGTGAAATGGAAGGTGCAAGTATAGCTCAAGTATGTTATTTAAATTCAGTTTCTTTTGTAGTAATAAGATCAATTTCAGATAATGCTAATAATGGTGCTCATATAGATTATGAAAAATTTATACCTATTGGTGTTAAAAACTCAACAAATATATTAAAAGGAATATTAGGAAATATATAA
- a CDS encoding DivIVA domain-containing protein: MVITSMDINNKEFKKNFRGYDCDEVDEFLDKIAEDYEALYKENSFAKERLEVAEEKLKHYSKIEENIQKTLVLAQSAAEQAKTSAQNEAELIIRQASESAQRIINKAHNDVIRINDDYEAVKQEFLKFRAKFKHFMSAQLDTFSGLEKEFVKNYNVGNAVDLSDISAKEIQINNEIPSVDNLESVNKKNLTQVDITKDATSENEGLNNEDLDAIKSFFAEEDVK; encoded by the coding sequence ATGGTAATTACATCAATGGACATTAATAATAAAGAATTTAAAAAGAATTTTAGAGGTTATGATTGTGATGAAGTTGATGAATTTTTAGATAAAATTGCTGAAGATTATGAAGCACTTTATAAAGAAAACTCATTTGCAAAGGAAAGATTAGAAGTAGCTGAAGAAAAATTAAAACATTATTCTAAAATTGAAGAAAATATCCAAAAAACTTTAGTATTAGCTCAATCAGCAGCGGAACAAGCTAAAACATCGGCTCAAAACGAAGCAGAATTAATAATTAGACAAGCTAGTGAATCTGCTCAAAGAATAATTAATAAAGCGCATAATGATGTTATAAGAATTAATGATGATTATGAAGCTGTTAAACAAGAATTTTTAAAATTTAGAGCTAAATTTAAGCATTTCATGAGTGCTCAATTAGATACATTTAGTGGACTTGAAAAAGAGTTTGTAAAAAATTACAATGTTGGTAATGCTGTTGATTTATCAGATATAAGTGCTAAAGAAATACAGATAAATAATGAAATTCCAAGTGTTGATAATTTAGAAAGTGTAAATAAAAAAAATTTAACTCAAGTAGATATAACTAAGGACGCAACCTCAGAGAATGAAGGTTTAAATAATGAAGATTTAGATGCTATAAAAAGTTTTTTTGCAGAGGAAGATGTAAAGTAG
- a CDS encoding RNA-binding protein — MNKKQFIEYFKNEDNNLISNIYDKILLHEKINNPIYLSEFYSPNIWKKLLDLSSKIGCKIGTYGIFEESDRRFISILSDYDDNEMYNYPVKLLNIINISQFSELKHSDSLGALMSLGIKREKLGDLIVDEDECYVPVCSDIAEFIQNNLTRIGKSPCKVKILNHYDKNEIPEHKFQEKTIIVSSCRLDSIVAALGGISRSNSEDMIKKGLVLLDYEKVIRKDIHVEINSIITLRGYGKFKIKECTGKTLKGREKIIIKKYI, encoded by the coding sequence ATGAATAAGAAACAGTTCATAGAATATTTTAAGAATGAAGATAATAATTTGATTTCTAATATATATGATAAAATACTATTACATGAAAAAATAAATAATCCTATATATCTTAGTGAATTTTACAGTCCAAATATTTGGAAAAAGCTACTTGATTTAAGTAGCAAAATAGGATGTAAGATAGGAACATATGGAATTTTTGAAGAGAGTGATAGAAGATTTATTTCTATTTTATCTGATTATGATGATAATGAAATGTATAATTATCCAGTGAAATTATTAAATATAATCAATATATCTCAATTTAGCGAATTAAAACATTCGGATTCCTTAGGAGCTTTAATGTCGCTTGGTATTAAAAGAGAAAAACTTGGTGATTTAATAGTAGACGAAGATGAGTGTTATGTACCAGTTTGCAGTGATATAGCTGAGTTTATACAAAATAATCTTACAAGAATAGGGAAAAGTCCGTGTAAGGTTAAAATTTTAAATCATTATGATAAAAATGAAATTCCAGAGCATAAATTTCAGGAAAAAACCATAATAGTTTCATCTTGTAGATTAGATTCTATAGTAGCAGCATTAGGTGGGATATCTCGAAGTAATTCAGAGGATATGATAAAAAAAGGTTTAGTTTTATTAGATTATGAAAAGGTTATAAGAAAAGATATTCATGTTGAAATAAATTCCATAATAACTTTAAGGGGATATGGTAAATTTAAGATAAAAGAATGTACTGGAAAAACCTTAAAAGGAAGAGAAAAAATTATAATTAAAAAATACATATGA
- a CDS encoding YggT family protein, with translation MILLILQKAFDILFQVLEISILIDVILSWVPIQKNTFTRLIHTIAEPFFYPGRIIQEKFMPGLAIDFSPVLALVIIAILKRIVFSLIAIIFMRGMFGI, from the coding sequence ATGATATTATTAATATTGCAAAAAGCGTTTGATATATTATTTCAAGTTTTAGAAATATCCATACTTATTGATGTTATATTATCATGGGTGCCTATACAAAAAAACACATTTACTAGATTAATACATACTATTGCAGAACCTTTTTTTTATCCAGGAAGAATAATTCAAGAAAAGTTTATGCCGGGATTAGCTATAGATTTTTCTCCAGTATTAGCATTGGTTATAATAGCAATATTAAAAAGAATAGTATTTTCTTTAATAGCTATTATATTTATGCGTGGAATGTTTGGTATTTAA
- a CDS encoding cell division protein SepF, protein MAKKMLNKVMDFLGLEEEIDEIEEMDNEALNEENGEIENIFDASNVRNQKGKVVSIHTAASTKVIILKPMDYDAAIEICDNLKARKIIVVNMTSLESKIAQRLLDFIAGASYALGGSLDEIDKGVYIISPSNVEITNELKNELSSKGILNWTK, encoded by the coding sequence ATGGCAAAAAAGATGCTTAATAAAGTTATGGATTTTTTAGGATTAGAAGAAGAAATTGACGAAATAGAAGAAATGGACAATGAGGCTTTAAATGAAGAAAATGGAGAAATAGAAAATATATTTGATGCTTCTAATGTAAGAAATCAGAAAGGAAAAGTTGTGAGCATACATACAGCAGCTAGTACAAAAGTTATAATTTTAAAACCTATGGATTATGATGCAGCAATAGAAATTTGTGATAATTTAAAAGCTAGAAAAATAATAGTTGTAAATATGACAAGCCTCGAATCTAAAATAGCACAAAGATTACTTGATTTTATTGCTGGTGCAAGCTACGCATTAGGGGGTTCACTTGATGAAATTGATAAGGGAGTATACATAATTTCACCATCAAATGTTGAAATAACAAATGAATTAAAAAATGAGCTTTCAAGTAAAGGGATATTAAATTGGACTAAATAA
- a CDS encoding YggS family pyridoxal phosphate-dependent enzyme, producing MSIKENVDKIKKGIPEGTTLIAVSKTRSLEELEEAYKCDIRDFGENKVQELIEKIDNFHDDVRWHLIGHLQTNKVKYIVGKVHLIHSLDNIRLLKEIEKRYSMCDKVANVLIQINIGRDQNKSGVLLEDLQDLINECEKCKYVKIKGIMTVIPKGNQDTNREYFKEMKNIYDFLSKNKYDNVKMEFISMGMTGDYTIALEEGSNMVRIGEGIFGKRVYNV from the coding sequence GTGTCCATCAAGGAAAATGTTGACAAAATAAAGAAAGGTATACCAGAAGGAACTACGCTAATTGCAGTGTCTAAGACTAGATCACTTGAAGAATTAGAAGAAGCATACAAATGTGATATAAGAGATTTTGGCGAAAATAAAGTTCAAGAACTTATAGAAAAAATCGATAATTTTCATGATGATGTTCGCTGGCATTTAATTGGACATCTTCAAACTAATAAAGTAAAATATATTGTAGGAAAAGTCCATTTAATTCATTCTTTAGATAATATTAGACTCTTAAAAGAAATTGAAAAAAGGTATTCAATGTGCGATAAAGTTGCAAATGTACTTATACAAATTAATATTGGAAGAGATCAAAATAAGTCAGGAGTGCTTTTAGAAGATTTACAGGATTTAATAAATGAATGTGAAAAATGTAAATATGTTAAAATTAAAGGAATTATGACAGTAATTCCGAAAGGAAATCAGGACACCAATAGAGAATACTTTAAGGAGATGAAAAACATATATGATTTTTTATCAAAGAATAAGTATGATAATGTAAAAATGGAGTTTATTTCTATGGGTATGACTGGAGACTATACAATAGCACTTGAAGAAGGATCTAATATGGTAAGAATAGGCGAAGGGATATTTGGAAAAAGAGTATATAATGTTTAG
- a CDS encoding DUF881 domain-containing protein: protein MKQNEATIFIFIASIIIGVLISSNMNFSKFNNKVLLNPSDYQQAYNYNMKLNKDIRNLKEEYDEYNKKLKKYKDNEYNKDKLQTEMEDEVSNNEMILGNKDVEGEGIEIMLEDATLDKQSQIVSPNDYWNLIIHDKDITLAINDLRFAGAEAISVNGQRIVGNSSVLCWGVFTEINGVKIPAPFNIKAIGDKEKLYSYVEGYESSISILKIRGINVNISKKDKMKILGNDKKLDYNYMRESKIYNKK from the coding sequence ATGAAACAAAATGAAGCTACTATATTTATTTTTATAGCTTCTATAATTATAGGAGTACTTATTTCATCTAATATGAATTTTAGTAAGTTTAATAATAAGGTGCTTTTAAATCCAAGTGATTATCAGCAAGCTTATAATTATAATATGAAGTTAAATAAAGATATAAGAAATCTTAAAGAAGAATATGATGAATATAATAAAAAGCTGAAGAAGTATAAAGACAATGAATATAACAAAGATAAATTGCAAACTGAAATGGAAGATGAAGTTAGTAATAATGAAATGATATTAGGTAATAAAGATGTAGAAGGTGAAGGGATAGAAATAATGTTAGAGGATGCGACTCTAGATAAACAAAGTCAGATAGTAAGTCCAAATGATTATTGGAATTTAATAATTCATGATAAAGATATTACATTAGCTATTAATGATTTAAGATTTGCAGGGGCTGAGGCCATATCAGTAAATGGGCAAAGAATTGTAGGAAATTCAAGTGTTCTATGTTGGGGTGTATTTACAGAAATAAATGGAGTAAAGATTCCTGCACCGTTCAATATAAAAGCAATAGGAGATAAAGAAAAATTATATAGCTATGTAGAAGGATATGAATCATCTATATCTATTTTAAAAATAAGAGGTATTAATGTTAATATAAGTAAAAAAGATAAAATGAAAATTTTAGGGAATGACAAGAAACTCGATTATAATTACATGAGAGAATCTAAAATATATAATAAAAAATAA
- a CDS encoding small basic family protein produces the protein MVIVIGLIIGTIIGIFWNINIPINFSPYISVAIFACLDSVFGAIRASVEKKFRADVFISGFFGNAVLAAALTYLGDKLGMPIYLAAVIVFGERIFNNFASLRRLLLEKAKSHQ, from the coding sequence ATGGTAATAGTAATAGGACTTATAATTGGAACAATAATAGGTATTTTTTGGAATATAAATATACCAATAAATTTTTCACCATATATTTCTGTTGCTATATTTGCATGTTTAGATTCAGTTTTTGGAGCCATAAGAGCATCTGTAGAAAAGAAGTTTAGAGCAGATGTATTTATTTCTGGATTTTTTGGAAATGCTGTTTTAGCAGCAGCACTAACATATTTAGGAGATAAATTAGGTATGCCAATATATCTTGCTGCAGTTATAGTATTTGGAGAAAGAATATTTAATAATTTTGCATCTCTAAGAAGGCTTTTATTAGAAAAAGCAAAATCACATCAATGA
- a CDS encoding DUF881 domain-containing protein, whose product MKKIQSQIYVGIVCVLLAFMITYQLKSVMNQNKELDEKKNAAQITLEIDQLKKQKDKLRENIDELQTQIKSYENAASNKSDMTKEIVKKLEDSRMLTGSVDVEGEGIIAYITPQKEFFTGNSNVVPIIKDYDIIKIINELNAADAEAVSVNDIRITSRTGIRSASNYITINNERIPSTKRITIKAIGNKTNLKKPLEFPGGVLDELKQIGIDVKYEESSNIKIQKNNESLKFQYARPINTDK is encoded by the coding sequence ATGAAAAAGATTCAATCACAAATTTATGTTGGAATTGTATGTGTACTTCTTGCTTTTATGATTACATATCAATTAAAATCTGTTATGAATCAAAATAAAGAATTAGATGAAAAGAAAAATGCAGCTCAAATCACATTAGAAATAGATCAATTAAAAAAGCAAAAAGATAAATTAAGAGAAAATATAGATGAATTACAGACACAAATAAAGAGCTATGAAAATGCGGCTTCTAACAAAAGTGATATGACTAAGGAAATAGTGAAAAAATTGGAAGATAGTAGAATGCTTACGGGAAGCGTTGATGTAGAAGGAGAAGGAATAATAGCATACATTACACCTCAAAAAGAGTTTTTTACAGGTAATAGTAATGTAGTACCAATTATTAAAGATTATGATATTATAAAAATCATAAATGAATTAAATGCAGCTGATGCAGAGGCAGTATCTGTTAATGATATAAGAATTACATCAAGGACAGGTATTAGAAGTGCTAGTAATTATATTACGATAAACAATGAAAGAATACCTTCAACTAAAAGAATAACAATAAAAGCTATTGGAAATAAGACTAATTTGAAAAAACCTTTAGAGTTTCCAGGAGGAGTTCTTGATGAATTAAAGCAAATTGGTATTGATGTTAAATATGAAGAATCAAGTAATATAAAAATACAAAAGAATAATGAAAGTTTAAAATTTCAATATGCAAGACCTATAAATACAGATAAATAG
- a CDS encoding cell division protein FtsQ/DivIB, with protein MTINSKVGKNKEQNQLILKRRKKKRIKKYTLSIILLVAIVTTLCLKLPYFAIKDIEVTNNRNITSDEIKKLSQVQLGKNIFYLNLNKIKESILTNSYILDANIKRQFPDHIKIDIQERIAIFYVNQQDKYLIIDKDGVVLEEKATIDGMKLIKLEGFEKDPYKVGEAIKTKDERKIKVISQITDLIARLNDGMPEPAIVNIGDLTNIIFCYGDMIVKLGTSDNLEEKYNKALNILTGNGLANKKGYIDISFNGEPVFAVKD; from the coding sequence ATGACTATAAACTCAAAAGTTGGAAAAAATAAGGAACAAAATCAACTAATTTTAAAGAGAAGGAAGAAAAAAAGAATCAAGAAATATACGTTAAGTATTATTTTGCTTGTAGCTATAGTTACGACCTTATGTCTCAAGCTACCATATTTTGCGATTAAAGATATTGAGGTTACAAATAATAGAAATATAACTTCTGACGAAATCAAAAAACTTTCGCAAGTTCAGCTTGGCAAAAATATATTTTATTTGAATTTAAATAAAATAAAAGAATCTATTCTTACAAATTCATACATATTAGATGCAAATATAAAAAGGCAATTTCCAGATCATATAAAGATTGATATTCAAGAAAGAATAGCCATTTTTTATGTAAATCAACAAGATAAATATTTAATAATAGATAAAGATGGTGTTGTGTTAGAAGAAAAGGCCACAATCGATGGGATGAAGCTTATTAAATTAGAAGGCTTTGAAAAAGATCCATATAAAGTTGGAGAAGCTATTAAAACTAAGGATGAAAGAAAGATTAAAGTTATAAGTCAAATTACTGATTTAATTGCTAGATTAAATGATGGTATGCCTGAACCTGCTATAGTTAATATAGGCGATTTAACTAATATAATATTTTGCTATGGAGATATGATTGTTAAGCTTGGAACAAGTGATAATCTTGAAGAAAAATATAACAAAGCATTAAATATTTTAACGGGTAATGGTCTTGCGAATAAAAAAGGTTATATAGATATAAGTTTTAATGGTGAACCAGTATTTGCTGTAAAAGATTAG
- the spoVE gene encoding stage V sporulation protein E: MEKPKRKMGKVDFILFVTIMLLVATGVIMVYSASSYAALHSKNYNYDDMYFLKKQGLWATIGITFMIIAEKRDYHKLRNNIKPLIIITIILLCAVFAFPGNHGARRWIYLPGGASIQPSEIAKYMVVLYMANSIEQKGERIKTFKYGIMPYLLVSGFFAGMVLLEKNLSIASVIMIVTLIILFTSGCRGKHIAFLFSVIGVAGVAFTILEPYRLARFTSFLNPWADPKGKGYQLIQSLLALGSGGIMGMGLGQSRQKCYYIPEPHNDFIFSIIGEELGMIGCLVIISLFIVFIFRGIKVAAQAKDIFGTVLATGITGVIAIQAIINIAVVTGSMPVTGVPLPFISYGGSSLVFNLIAMGVLLNISRQSSN, from the coding sequence ATGGAAAAACCCAAAAGAAAAATGGGTAAGGTTGATTTTATATTGTTTGTTACAATAATGTTATTAGTAGCAACAGGTGTAATTATGGTATATAGTGCTAGCTCGTATGCTGCATTACATAGTAAAAATTATAATTATGATGATATGTATTTTTTGAAGAAACAAGGATTATGGGCTACGATAGGAATAACATTTATGATTATAGCGGAAAAAAGAGACTATCATAAATTAAGAAATAACATAAAACCACTTATTATTATAACTATAATATTACTATGTGCTGTTTTTGCTTTTCCAGGTAATCATGGAGCAAGAAGATGGATTTACCTACCGGGAGGAGCTTCTATTCAACCATCAGAAATTGCTAAATATATGGTGGTTTTATATATGGCTAATAGTATAGAGCAAAAAGGTGAGCGAATAAAAACATTTAAATATGGAATAATGCCATATTTACTGGTGTCAGGTTTTTTTGCTGGTATGGTATTGCTAGAAAAAAATCTTAGTATAGCATCAGTTATAATGATTGTTACATTAATTATTTTATTTACATCAGGCTGTAGAGGAAAACACATAGCGTTTTTATTCAGTGTAATTGGTGTAGCTGGGGTTGCATTCACAATACTTGAACCATATAGATTGGCGAGATTTACAAGCTTCCTAAATCCTTGGGCAGATCCTAAAGGCAAGGGATATCAGTTAATACAATCCTTACTAGCATTAGGATCAGGAGGAATAATGGGTATGGGTCTTGGACAATCGAGACAAAAATGCTATTACATACCAGAACCTCATAATGATTTTATATTTTCTATTATAGGAGAAGAGCTAGGTATGATTGGATGCTTAGTTATTATATCTTTGTTTATAGTGTTTATATTTAGAGGAATAAAAGTAGCAGCACAAGCTAAAGATATTTTTGGAACAGTACTTGCTACTGGTATAACAGGTGTAATAGCAATTCAAGCAATAATAAATATTGCTGTTGTAACTGGATCTATGCCAGTTACAGGAGTACCATTACCATTTATAAGTTATGGAGGTTCATCTCTTGTATTTAACTTAATAGCTATGGGTGTACTCTTAAATATATCGAGACAAAGTAGCAATTAA